Proteins from a single region of Crassaminicella profunda:
- a CDS encoding recombinase RecF, with protein MIIQIKSLYLRNFKGLKNVTINFGKETDILGENATGKTTIADAFTWLLFDKDSKDRTTFDIKTLDREGQVIHGLEHEVTGVLNIDGKDIILSKIYKEKWTKKRGQAQKQMTGHETLYSIDEVPVKKKEYVEKIGSFINENIFKLITSPLYFSTKMKWEDRRKVLLEIIGDITDDRIINYKADLKPLEQLLGDKDIDIFKKSVSAKKKKLNDEIKSIPYRIDELNNSIQEQDFEALEFRKKGIVAGIKTVEDKLLDSSKVNEELLKEQQKLYDFKTKLKDMEYEAKQEALKPLKKLNDELQEIRFELNSKQNEVVYKEREIKKIEEDIQREEGQKEALRKEWFAENDKQLEFSEDEFICPTCKRPLEPNDVENKKQEMLDNFNQSKAKNLEKITTKGQEKNKVIEDLRNRLSSIDLENLKTEANELKSKSDALKSKIDNFETIVDLEKNQEYQEVLKQIKELEEKLSAPVEMNREIEELKSKKITLERELEETNGQLAYKDQNEKMKARMKELQEREKQLAQQIAEIEGQEYLCEEFVKTKVELLESSINSKFKYVSFKLFDTQVNGGLVERCEALIDGVPFSNANTAAQINAGLDIINALSDHYSVQAPIFIDNRESVNELIECNSQIVNLLVIDLSTEEKLELFEKIHPNVKKLDSLYVEVA; from the coding sequence ATGATAATTCAAATAAAAAGCTTATACCTTAGAAACTTTAAAGGTTTGAAAAATGTAACAATCAATTTTGGAAAAGAAACGGATATCTTAGGTGAAAATGCAACTGGCAAAACAACAATAGCAGATGCGTTTACATGGCTGCTATTTGATAAGGACAGCAAGGACAGAACAACTTTTGATATTAAAACACTAGATCGAGAGGGACAAGTTATTCATGGATTGGAGCATGAAGTTACAGGAGTACTAAACATAGATGGAAAGGATATTATCTTATCTAAAATATACAAGGAAAAATGGACTAAGAAACGTGGACAAGCACAAAAACAAATGACAGGGCATGAAACGTTGTATTCCATAGATGAAGTACCTGTTAAGAAGAAAGAATATGTTGAAAAGATCGGCAGTTTCATAAACGAAAATATTTTCAAGCTTATTACAAGTCCTTTATATTTTAGCACAAAGATGAAATGGGAAGATCGAAGGAAAGTACTTTTAGAGATTATCGGAGATATCACAGACGATAGAATCATTAATTACAAAGCTGACTTAAAGCCATTAGAGCAATTACTAGGAGATAAGGATATAGACATTTTTAAAAAGTCTGTATCCGCTAAAAAGAAAAAGTTGAATGATGAAATCAAGTCAATTCCATACAGGATAGATGAATTAAACAACAGCATCCAGGAGCAAGATTTTGAAGCTCTAGAATTTAGAAAAAAAGGCATTGTTGCTGGAATAAAAACTGTTGAAGACAAGTTATTGGATAGTAGCAAGGTGAATGAGGAGTTACTTAAAGAACAACAAAAGCTATATGACTTTAAAACAAAGCTAAAAGATATGGAGTACGAAGCAAAGCAAGAAGCTTTGAAACCACTAAAGAAGTTAAATGATGAACTTCAAGAAATAAGATTTGAACTAAATTCAAAACAGAATGAAGTGGTTTATAAAGAAAGAGAAATCAAGAAAATCGAAGAGGATATTCAAAGGGAAGAAGGTCAGAAAGAAGCACTTAGGAAAGAATGGTTTGCAGAAAATGATAAGCAATTAGAGTTTAGTGAAGATGAATTTATCTGTCCAACTTGTAAGAGACCTTTGGAACCTAATGATGTAGAAAACAAAAAACAAGAAATGCTAGATAACTTCAACCAGAGTAAGGCTAAAAATCTAGAAAAAATAACTACAAAAGGACAAGAAAAAAATAAAGTTATAGAAGATCTTAGAAATAGATTATCCAGCATAGATTTAGAAAATTTAAAAACGGAAGCTAATGAACTAAAGAGTAAAAGTGATGCCCTAAAGAGTAAAATAGATAACTTTGAAACAATTGTTGATCTAGAGAAAAATCAAGAATATCAAGAAGTATTGAAGCAGATCAAAGAGCTAGAAGAAAAACTTTCTGCTCCAGTGGAAATGAACAGAGAAATCGAAGAACTTAAATCTAAAAAAATTACTTTAGAAAGAGAACTTGAAGAAACCAATGGCCAACTAGCTTACAAAGATCAGAATGAGAAAATGAAAGCCAGAATGAAGGAATTACAAGAAAGAGAAAAGCAACTAGCTCAACAAATTGCAGAGATTGAAGGGCAAGAGTACTTATGTGAAGAGTTTGTAAAGACAAAGGTAGAACTTTTGGAAAGCAGCATAAACAGTAAATTCAAATATGTATCATTCAAACTATTTGATACACAGGTCAATGGAGGACTTGTTGAAAGGTGCGAAGCACTTATTGATGGAGTACCTTTTAGTAATGCAAATACAGCAGCACAGATTAATGCCGGGTTAGATATTATAAATGCTCTTTCAGATCATTACAGTGTACAAGCTCCTATATTCATAGATAATCGTGAAAGCGTGAATGAATTGATAGAGTGCAATAGTCAGATTGTTAATCTTTTAGTTATTGATTTAAGCACAGAAGAAAAACTTGAATTATTTGAGAAGATTCATCCAAATGTTAAAAAACTAGATTCATTATATGTGGAGGTGGCTTAG
- a CDS encoding recombinase RecT, which translates to MGDNAVATTQERNITDKVLNRVKALEDKGELKTPQNYSPENALKSAYLILQETTTGKKDGEKPVLQACSEPSIANALLDMVIQGLSPAKKQCYFVAYGKKLQLMRSYMGTVAVTKRLNGVKDIKAYCIFDGDEFETEYNVNTAVLKITKFNPKFENIDINKIKGAFAVILGEDGPIHTEIMNMNQIRNAWNQGYAKGGSGAHKNFTEEMAKKTVINRACKMFANTSDDSDILIGAFNNSDKADFEEKNMVNDVEYEVKEEIQKKANTKPIGFIKGNAQAVEYETVKEDPIRKPEPVKQVKMEGPGF; encoded by the coding sequence ATGGGAGACAATGCAGTAGCAACAACACAAGAAAGAAATATTACAGATAAGGTTTTGAATAGGGTTAAAGCTTTAGAAGATAAAGGGGAGCTTAAAACACCTCAAAATTATAGTCCTGAGAACGCATTAAAGAGTGCATATCTAATTCTTCAAGAAACAACAACGGGGAAAAAAGATGGAGAAAAACCAGTATTACAAGCTTGTAGCGAACCAAGTATTGCAAACGCTCTATTAGATATGGTCATCCAAGGTTTGAGTCCAGCGAAGAAACAATGCTACTTCGTAGCTTACGGAAAGAAGTTGCAGCTAATGAGAAGTTACATGGGTACCGTGGCAGTAACAAAGAGATTAAATGGGGTAAAGGACATCAAAGCTTACTGTATCTTTGATGGGGACGAATTTGAAACTGAATACAATGTAAATACTGCTGTTCTAAAGATTACAAAGTTTAATCCTAAATTTGAGAACATTGATATCAATAAGATTAAAGGTGCATTTGCTGTAATTTTGGGTGAAGATGGACCAATTCATACAGAGATCATGAATATGAATCAAATAAGGAATGCATGGAATCAAGGATATGCAAAAGGTGGAAGTGGAGCACATAAGAATTTCACAGAAGAAATGGCAAAGAAAACAGTAATCAATAGAGCTTGCAAGATGTTTGCAAATACAAGTGATGATTCGGATATTTTGATTGGAGCTTTTAATAATTCTGATAAAGCTGATTTTGAAGAAAAAAACATGGTAAATGATGTGGAATATGAAGTTAAAGAAGAAATTCAAAAGAAAGCAAATACAAAACCTATAGGGTTTATAAAGGGAAATGCACAAGCAGTTGAATATGAAACCGTGAAGGAAGATCCTATAAGAAAACCAGAACCAGTAAAACAAGTAAAAATGGAAGGGCCAGGATTCTAA
- a CDS encoding MBL fold metallo-hydrolase, producing the protein MKLKVLGSGSKGNCYLLCSPTETLILECGLPYKTILKGLNFNLNSVVGCLVSHEHKDHSKGIHDLIKNGIDVYTSKGTVEACEVTGHRIKVLESEKAIKVGSFAVLPFTTQHDAAEPLGFLIHHKEIGNLLFITDSYYCQYKFQDLNHILIECNYSDEILKENLEKGLIPTSLKNRLLKSHFSLGNVKEFLKVTDMKTVQNIMLIHLSDGNSNEAIFKEEIERLTGKPTYVADKGLEVEVSLDPF; encoded by the coding sequence ATGAAACTTAAAGTTTTAGGTAGTGGGAGCAAGGGGAATTGTTATCTCCTTTGCTCCCCAACAGAAACGTTAATTTTAGAATGTGGACTACCTTATAAAACTATCCTAAAGGGCTTGAATTTTAATTTAAATAGTGTGGTAGGGTGTTTGGTTAGTCATGAGCATAAAGATCATTCTAAAGGGATACATGACTTAATAAAGAATGGGATAGATGTCTATACGAGCAAAGGAACAGTAGAGGCGTGTGAGGTAACTGGACACCGAATAAAGGTATTAGAAAGTGAAAAAGCAATAAAAGTGGGAAGCTTTGCTGTATTACCATTTACCACTCAACATGATGCAGCAGAGCCACTTGGCTTTTTAATTCATCATAAGGAAATAGGGAATTTGTTATTCATTACAGACAGCTACTATTGTCAGTATAAGTTCCAGGACTTAAATCATATTTTGATTGAATGCAATTACTCAGATGAAATCCTAAAAGAAAATCTAGAAAAAGGATTGATACCAACAAGCTTAAAAAATAGACTTTTAAAAAGTCATTTTTCACTAGGAAATGTTAAAGAATTTCTTAAAGTTACGGACATGAAAACAGTGCAAAATATAATGCTTATACATTTAAGTGATGGAAATAGCAATGAAGCAATATTCAAAGAAGAAATAGAAAGGCTTACAGGAAAACCAACATATGTAGCAGATAAAGGGCTAGAGGTAGAAGTTAGTTTAGATCCATTCTAA
- a CDS encoding replicative helicase loader/inhibitor produces the protein MEVTREEFKVIVAALKSNYRTFGIDTKQQFEFWLSMLEDLEYQVVEVAARKLVSESPYPPTIADIRKAAADVVSPELPSSADAWGEVVQAMKKFGSYNAEKALKSLSPLTRKAVKIMGFRELCVSENQMADRAHFLKMYKVLEQREKTERVLSLPLKENIKQIQGKQQIESKVKLLSEKMGSFDFEKRDNYAG, from the coding sequence ATGGAAGTGACTAGAGAAGAGTTCAAAGTTATTGTAGCAGCACTAAAAAGCAATTATAGAACCTTTGGGATAGATACTAAACAACAGTTTGAATTTTGGCTTTCTATGCTTGAGGATCTTGAATACCAAGTAGTCGAAGTAGCAGCAAGAAAGCTTGTTTCTGAATCACCATATCCACCAACTATTGCGGATATAAGAAAAGCTGCAGCTGATGTTGTAAGTCCTGAATTACCTAGTTCGGCTGATGCATGGGGAGAAGTAGTTCAAGCTATGAAGAAATTTGGTTCATATAATGCAGAGAAGGCACTAAAGAGCTTATCACCACTAACCAGAAAAGCGGTTAAGATAATGGGGTTTAGAGAGTTATGTGTAAGTGAAAATCAAATGGCAGATAGGGCCCATTTCTTGAAGATGTATAAAGTGCTTGAGCAGAGAGAAAAAACAGAAAGAGTGTTATCTTTGCCGTTGAAAGAGAATATCAAGCAGATACAAGGAAAGCAGCAAATAGAAAGCAAAGTGAAATTACTTTCTGAAAAGATGGGAAGCTTTGATTTTGAAAAGAGAGATAATTATGCAGGATAA
- a CDS encoding Holliday junction resolvase RecU, whose translation MRDTTYTKNHKMANKGMFFEQEIRMANTGYKNRGIALIQKISTPWKVVRRGKQIVSAFPEEKSTLDFRGTVKGGLSISFDCKEVEKEDRGLPLKYIELHQIEYMRTAIAMNEVTFILCFMKTQNKRYLIPGVKVLQYWDRWQENKGKRGFNFIPIGEMVEVRSRNGIVLDYLSGLGDVI comes from the coding sequence ATGAGAGATACAACTTACACCAAAAATCATAAAATGGCTAACAAAGGAATGTTCTTTGAGCAAGAGATAAGAATGGCAAACACAGGATATAAAAACCGTGGAATAGCACTCATTCAAAAGATTAGTACGCCGTGGAAAGTGGTAAGGAGAGGTAAGCAGATAGTATCTGCCTTTCCGGAAGAGAAAAGTACTTTGGACTTTAGGGGAACTGTAAAAGGTGGATTATCAATATCCTTTGATTGCAAGGAAGTTGAGAAAGAAGATAGAGGACTTCCACTCAAATATATTGAGCTACATCAAATCGAATACATGAGGACGGCAATTGCAATGAATGAGGTTACTTTTATTCTTTGCTTTATGAAAACGCAAAACAAAAGGTACCTGATACCAGGAGTGAAAGTCTTACAGTATTGGGATCGATGGCAGGAGAACAAAGGCAAAAGAGGTTTCAACTTCATCCCTATAGGAGAAATGGTTGAGGTCAGATCAAGAAATGGAATTGTTTTAGATTATTTAAGTGGATTGGGGGACGTGATATGA
- a CDS encoding putative metallopeptidase, which yields MKKELKVVDIESGEIIEKLQFDGGYNIIFTNLSDGGNLRKIRKLDNARFGDRHWIKNYQYRPIALRLVDKFNELNYIDPFQILFIEDMEWQPGTAKNPWIARIKIANKEMKDMLGYEYILEVRNYYIDRMQREQIIALIYHELRHIDKDGALINHNIEDWSNLVATLGKDWATTQAKIKDILDEGFEEWDELDSVAKQLNMFSQLKAVK from the coding sequence ATGAAAAAAGAATTAAAAGTAGTTGATATAGAAAGTGGCGAGATCATAGAGAAGCTACAGTTTGATGGAGGATATAATATCATTTTTACAAACCTTTCAGATGGTGGAAACCTAAGAAAAATAAGAAAATTGGACAATGCACGATTTGGAGATAGACACTGGATTAAGAATTATCAATATAGACCTATAGCTTTGAGATTGGTAGATAAGTTTAACGAATTAAATTACATAGATCCATTTCAAATACTTTTTATTGAAGATATGGAGTGGCAACCAGGAACAGCAAAGAACCCATGGATTGCAAGAATTAAAATAGCAAACAAAGAAATGAAAGACATGCTTGGATATGAATATATTTTGGAAGTAAGAAATTATTACATCGATAGGATGCAGAGAGAGCAGATTATAGCGTTAATTTATCACGAATTAAGACACATCGATAAAGATGGAGCTTTGATCAATCACAACATAGAGGACTGGAGCAATCTTGTAGCAACCTTAGGAAAGGATTGGGCTACTACTCAGGCAAAGATTAAAGATATTTTGGATGAAGGCTTTGAGGAATGGGATGAATTAGATTCAGTGGCAAAACAATTAAACATGTTTAGTCAATTAAAGGCTGTAAAATAA
- a CDS encoding helix-turn-helix domain-containing protein codes for MSCWELRYNIAALAIAMIREDIFSAEDAFKRLEGKKKRICREADPKDTEQMIRLKEKGLTYKQIGEAFGISKDAVYRRMKRYKEKNVS; via the coding sequence TTGAGTTGTTGGGAGTTAAGATATAATATAGCAGCTTTAGCAATAGCAATGATCAGAGAAGACATATTTTCAGCGGAAGATGCATTTAAAAGGTTAGAGGGTAAGAAAAAAAGAATTTGTAGAGAAGCAGATCCAAAGGATACAGAACAAATGATCAGGCTAAAAGAGAAGGGGCTTACTTACAAGCAGATAGGAGAAGCCTTTGGAATAAGTAAAGATGCTGTGTATAGAAGAATGAAAAGGTATAAAGAGAAAAATGTGAGTTAA
- a CDS encoding DNA-packaging protein encodes MAKSKWDTYVKDKLLEVQAWARDGLTDEQIAHNLGIAVSTFYEYKKKHSEFSEALKKGKTVVDIEVENALLKRALGYKYNEVTQELKINSKTGEAELVVTKVITKEVQPDTTAEIFWLKNRKPAVWRDKVVQELEGEVKVNKKVTKNELKAILEDDEDE; translated from the coding sequence ATGGCAAAGAGTAAATGGGATACATATGTAAAAGATAAATTACTAGAAGTTCAAGCATGGGCAAGAGATGGGCTTACAGATGAACAGATAGCTCATAATCTAGGAATAGCAGTTTCTACATTCTATGAATACAAGAAAAAGCATTCGGAGTTTTCGGAGGCCTTAAAAAAGGGAAAGACAGTAGTAGATATAGAAGTGGAAAATGCTCTTTTAAAACGAGCGTTAGGATATAAGTATAATGAAGTTACACAGGAGCTAAAGATTAATTCAAAGACAGGAGAAGCAGAGCTTGTTGTAACAAAAGTGATTACAAAAGAAGTTCAACCAGATACCACAGCTGAAATATTCTGGTTAAAAAATAGAAAACCTGCTGTATGGAGAGATAAAGTAGTTCAGGAGCTAGAAGGAGAAGTAAAAGTAAATAAAAAAGTTACAAAGAATGAACTAAAAGCAATCTTAGAAGATGATGAAGATGAATAG
- the terL gene encoding phage terminase large subunit: MNRDQERLLWKYLKKRFKKKFKKHWKKPFENYVLGKDKTGPNGLRKELGEIDLEYFGKAYFSHYFNRETPEFHRELDTIWKKGVIKTKAGVKRAVAAPRGHAKSTNLTFKDTIHSIVYEYKHYILIISDSSDQADGFLTNIRDEFEDNEAIKEDFGELKGLVWKNSVLLTSTDVKVEALGAGKKVRGRKHRNWRPDLIVLDDIENDENVRTPEQRKKLENWFYKAVSKAGDDYTDIIYIGTLLHYDSLLAKVLRNPAYQSKKYKAVISFAKHKELWDQWERIFTDLSNDNREQEALDFFNANKEKMLERTEVLWEDKLDYYNLMVMKVSEGDAAFNSEEQNEPINPDDCLFNEEWFDFYNEAAIDFRNELFEFYGFVDPSLGKSRTSDYSAIITIAKDTTTGYMYVIDADIERRHPDKIIEDILEKEKWLRNAYGRGYTAFGAETNQFQWFLKEELAKASAKEGLYLPIEEIQQTSDKVMRIQTLQPDIKNRYIKLHPRYKLLLEQLKYFPMADHDDGPDALEGCRTLAKEERDVFFVSASER, encoded by the coding sequence ATGAATAGAGACCAGGAAAGATTACTATGGAAGTATTTAAAGAAAAGATTTAAGAAGAAATTTAAGAAGCATTGGAAAAAGCCTTTTGAAAATTATGTCCTTGGTAAAGATAAAACAGGACCTAATGGTTTAAGGAAAGAACTTGGAGAAATAGATTTAGAGTATTTTGGAAAAGCTTACTTTTCACATTACTTCAATAGAGAAACACCTGAATTTCATAGAGAACTTGATACGATTTGGAAGAAAGGTGTTATCAAGACAAAAGCAGGAGTAAAAAGAGCAGTAGCAGCTCCAAGGGGACATGCTAAAAGTACCAATTTAACTTTCAAAGATACGATTCATTCAATAGTTTATGAATATAAGCATTATATTTTGATCATATCTGATTCAAGTGATCAAGCAGATGGATTCCTTACAAACATTAGAGATGAATTTGAAGATAACGAAGCAATAAAAGAGGACTTTGGGGAACTAAAGGGACTTGTATGGAAGAATAGTGTCCTATTAACTTCTACAGATGTGAAGGTTGAAGCACTAGGAGCAGGAAAGAAAGTCAGAGGTAGAAAGCATAGAAACTGGAGACCTGATTTAATTGTTTTAGATGATATTGAAAATGATGAAAATGTAAGAACACCAGAGCAAAGAAAGAAACTAGAGAATTGGTTTTATAAGGCAGTATCTAAAGCTGGGGATGATTACACAGATATTATTTACATAGGAACATTACTTCACTATGATTCATTATTGGCTAAAGTATTAAGAAACCCAGCGTATCAATCAAAAAAATATAAAGCAGTAATATCCTTTGCTAAACATAAGGAACTATGGGACCAGTGGGAAAGAATATTTACTGATTTATCGAATGACAATCGAGAGCAAGAGGCACTCGATTTTTTTAATGCAAATAAAGAGAAAATGCTAGAGCGTACTGAGGTACTTTGGGAAGATAAATTAGATTATTACAATTTAATGGTTATGAAAGTATCTGAAGGAGATGCAGCATTTAACTCAGAAGAACAAAATGAGCCTATCAATCCTGATGATTGTTTATTTAATGAAGAGTGGTTTGATTTTTATAATGAAGCTGCAATTGATTTTAGGAATGAACTATTTGAGTTTTATGGCTTCGTGGATCCATCATTAGGAAAGAGTAGGACAAGTGATTATTCTGCAATCATAACAATTGCGAAAGATACTACAACAGGATATATGTATGTAATAGATGCAGATATTGAGAGAAGGCATCCAGATAAAATTATTGAAGATATTTTAGAAAAAGAGAAGTGGTTAAGGAATGCATATGGAAGAGGCTATACAGCTTTCGGAGCAGAAACAAATCAGTTCCAATGGTTCTTAAAAGAAGAATTAGCCAAGGCAAGTGCAAAAGAAGGTTTATATCTTCCGATAGAGGAAATACAACAAACAAGTGATAAGGTAATGAGGATCCAGACACTACAACCTGATATAAAAAATAGATATATTAAACTACATCCAAGATACAAGTTACTGCTTGAACAATTAAAATACTTTCCTATGGCAGATCATGATGATGGTCCAGATGCATTAGAGGGTTGTAGAACACTTGCGAAAGAAGAAAGAGATGTATTCTTTGTATCTGCTTCAGAACGATAG
- a CDS encoding minor capsid protein: protein MGLISWFKKKSSGRGQGGYTTQTRETNHHPFSMLDKYIPRKYEYELYKTMREAVPILDTAIYRIVRLIGTFDIECDNDKGKKEIQEFLNNIKVNSKQKGIKAFIQSYIDQLIECGNSAGEIVLNNAKNDVYALKSVDIRSIKLKRTENTLENVVCQMQQGHMDPVELPYQDLILFTPLNPEGDNPYGISLFRSMPFMTGILLRIFNSIGINWERFGNVRYNVTYKPQKDIMDGTKVKARMKIIEEEFNKAMKESKRGKVSDFIGVGDIEIKVIGADNQILDSKVPVTQVLEQLVAKTGLPPFLLGLSWSTTERMSQQQADFLTSELESYRDVITPVIRYIIDMWQIVTGRNIPYEVVWDDINLQDLVEIAKAELYKQQSEGKKIDNVIRKRDQNIIDQETATKELGYDAPIGEAPEIISPTEEQKAFDKTKRVQLLKSPFDSPPEDEQQNQIEQDTLKGYMKCVQRLENKVIALVQEPTNEKSFSREKELAPDHKEKVEKAIDDFVKDMLGQGVGSDYGTYGTYLLNAFGYGLVRGNKTAKEEHGDRASDNNKESARYDHPYVQELLNNGMDRVKTKAKEKQDDILLIMAEHAEVGDNPVEWARQLRKELKDTISGEKWYWERLARSESAMAIDRAEMAEYEAEGFGYCEWSAAPDACHICQSFHGQMWSIADAPEVVVDTHPHCRCRKLPRTKRQYDEYMTA, encoded by the coding sequence TTGGGATTAATCAGTTGGTTTAAGAAAAAATCCAGTGGACGAGGACAGGGTGGATATACTACTCAAACAAGGGAAACCAATCATCATCCTTTTAGTATGTTAGATAAGTACATTCCAAGAAAGTATGAGTATGAACTTTATAAGACAATGCGAGAAGCAGTACCAATACTTGATACTGCTATATATAGAATTGTAAGACTGATTGGAACTTTTGATATCGAATGTGATAATGACAAGGGGAAAAAGGAAATACAAGAGTTTCTAAACAATATTAAAGTCAATTCAAAACAAAAGGGAATTAAGGCATTTATTCAGAGTTATATAGATCAGCTGATTGAATGTGGTAACAGCGCAGGAGAGATTGTACTTAATAATGCTAAGAATGATGTTTATGCTCTTAAAAGCGTCGATATAAGATCAATTAAATTAAAGAGAACAGAAAACACTCTTGAAAATGTTGTGTGTCAAATGCAACAAGGGCATATGGATCCAGTTGAACTACCATATCAAGACCTTATATTGTTTACACCGTTGAATCCTGAGGGAGATAATCCTTATGGGATTTCTTTATTTAGATCAATGCCTTTTATGACTGGAATACTCCTTAGGATATTTAATTCTATAGGGATCAATTGGGAGAGGTTTGGAAACGTAAGATACAATGTAACCTATAAACCACAAAAGGATATAATGGATGGAACCAAAGTCAAAGCAAGGATGAAAATTATTGAAGAAGAATTCAACAAAGCAATGAAAGAATCCAAAAGAGGTAAAGTTAGTGATTTTATTGGTGTAGGGGATATCGAAATAAAAGTTATTGGTGCAGACAATCAAATACTAGATTCAAAAGTTCCAGTTACCCAAGTGTTAGAGCAGTTAGTAGCAAAGACAGGACTACCACCATTTCTTTTAGGTTTATCCTGGTCTACTACTGAAAGAATGAGTCAACAACAAGCTGATTTTCTTACATCTGAACTTGAGAGCTATAGGGATGTAATTACTCCTGTGATTAGATATATTATTGATATGTGGCAAATAGTTACAGGAAGAAATATTCCTTATGAAGTAGTATGGGATGATATTAACTTACAGGATCTAGTGGAGATTGCTAAAGCTGAATTATATAAGCAGCAATCAGAAGGTAAGAAAATCGATAATGTGATAAGGAAGAGAGATCAAAATATTATTGATCAAGAAACTGCTACTAAAGAATTAGGCTATGATGCTCCAATAGGTGAAGCTCCTGAAATTATATCTCCTACTGAAGAACAAAAAGCTTTTGACAAAACCAAAAGAGTTCAATTATTGAAAAGCCCTTTTGATTCTCCACCAGAGGATGAACAGCAGAATCAAATTGAGCAGGATACTTTGAAAGGCTATATGAAATGTGTTCAAAGATTAGAGAATAAAGTTATTGCATTAGTCCAGGAACCAACAAATGAAAAATCTTTTAGTAGAGAAAAAGAACTTGCACCGGACCATAAAGAAAAAGTTGAAAAGGCAATAGATGATTTTGTAAAAGATATGTTAGGGCAAGGTGTGGGAAGTGATTACGGTACTTATGGAACTTACTTACTCAATGCCTTTGGATATGGTTTGGTAAGAGGAAATAAAACAGCAAAAGAAGAACATGGAGACAGAGCTTCAGATAATAATAAAGAGTCAGCTAGGTATGATCATCCATATGTGCAAGAACTTCTAAACAATGGTATGGATAGAGTAAAAACAAAAGCCAAGGAGAAGCAAGATGATATTCTTTTGATTATGGCAGAACATGCTGAGGTTGGTGATAATCCTGTTGAATGGGCTAGACAATTAAGAAAAGAACTTAAAGATACTATTTCAGGTGAAAAGTGGTATTGGGAAAGGTTGGCACGTTCTGAAAGTGCTATGGCAATAGATAGAGCAGAGATGGCAGAGTATGAAGCCGAAGGGTTTGGATACTGTGAATGGAGTGCTGCTCCTGATGCTTGTCATATATGTCAGAGTTTCCATGGTCAAATGTGGAGTATAGCAGATGCTCCTGAGGTTGTTGTTGATACACATCCACATTGTAGATGTAGGAAGTTGCCTAGAACAAAGAGACAGTATGATGAGTATATGACTGCTTAA